The Pseudoalteromonas translucida KMM 520 genome segment CTGTAGGCAAGCGGTTTTAAATCAAGTTGTACTTCGTCGGTGGCGCTTTGCATTGAGTCGTTTACATCGCCCACGCCTTCGATAGTTTGTAACTTGGCTTTTAATTTAGCGGCAACTTCTTTAAGTACGGCAGCATTTTTACCTTCAAGTTTAAAGCTAATATCACCATCATCACGGCCACCGTTCATTATGCTATCTTCAATGGTGAGGGTTTTAACACCCGGCAGTGGAGGCATTTGCTCGCGCCACAATGCACTTAGCGCAAAGGTGTCTATGGGGCGTAAATCGGGCTCTACTAAAATAGCCATAATATTGGCTAGTGTACGGCCACGTAAACTGACCGATAAATCGCGGATCATCGATTTACCATATTGCTGTTGTAGTTGTTGATCTACTTTTAGCAGCACACTTTCTATTTTTTGTGCCGTCTCTAAGGTGGCTTGCTCCGAAGAAGCCAAGTTCATTTCTATTCGAATACGTGGAAAATCATGCGGTATTTTAGGGTTAGGAACAAATTTAACTAATCCTCCTGCAAACATCCCAGCGCTAATAATTAATAAGCACATAAAGCCTATTATTACTGTGTAACGATAATGAATACAGTGGCCAATAAAGGGCGTGTAATAATGGCTAACAAAGCTTTTTAAGCCGTTATCCATCACTGTACGAATACGATACAGTGGGTTTTTAGGGTTAGGTTTACGCTTACTCATAGCAGCAATATGTGCGGGTAAAATTAGTTTTGATTCAATCAAAGAAAAAATCAAACATAAAATAATCACGCCACCAATCGCTTTTGAAAACGCAGCACCTGGGCCTGTTGCTAAAGTTTGTGGTAAAAAGGCGGCAATAGTGGTCAGTACGCCAAAGGTTGCTGGTATAGCAACGCGTTTAACTCCGCGTACTACGTTATCTAGAGTGTGGCCGTGCTTTTCTATTTCGGCGCTCGCCGACTCGCCAACTACTATGGCGTCGTCTACTACTATGCCGAGCACTAAAATAAAGGCAAATAATGAGGCTAAGTTAATTGTTACGTCTAAAAAGCCAATTGGCATAAATAAAAATGCGCCTAAAAACGACACGGGTAAGCCCATCATCACCCAAAACGCTAAGCGTAATGGTAAAAATAAAGCCAGTACTAGCATGACTAACAAGCCACCCCAAATCATGTTATCGACCATCATATCAAGCCGACCTTCAAGGTAGTAAGTTAAATCAAGAATAGGGGTTAGCTTTACACCTGCGGGTAACTGCGATTCTTTTGCTGCCATGTAACTTTTAAGTACTTTGGCTACGTCGGTAATATCTTGATCTTTTGAGGCGTTTATTTCAAACGACAATGAATTTTTACCATTGTACTTTGAATATTGTAGGCCCTCGGCAAAGCCATCGTTAATAGTAGCTACATCGCCTAAATAAATTTGTGCGCCGTCGGGCAGGGTAATAAGCGGCAATTTTGCAAACTCGTTACCCCGGTAGGCTTGCTTTTCTACCCGCATAGAAATATAGCCATTTTTTGAGCGAATTTGCCCAGCCGACATATTGGCCGAAAAGCTTTGTACGGCGCTGGCAATATCTCTAAATGTTAAACCGTACTCACGCAGTTTATCTGGGCTCACTTCTATGCCTATTTCGTAATCTAGGCCAGCATTAAACTCAACCAAATTAATATTAGGCAGGGCTTGGAGTTCGTCTTTTATGTTATTACCTAGCTCTTTTAGCTGGTAGTTGCTCATGTCGCCATACAGCGCGAGGATCATAACCTCTTGCTCGTACTTATCGCGGCGCACCACAGGACGCTCCATATCGGCAGGAAAAGTATTGATTGAATCAACCTGAACTTTTATTTCGTCAAGTACGTCTTGGGGATTATATTGCTCTTCTATTTCAACCCAGGCTTGCGAAAACCCACGGTTAGAATAAGTGATAAGGCGTTTTATGCCTTCAATTCCTTCTAGGTTTTCTTCTATTTTTATGGTTATACCTTCTTCAACCTCTTGCGGAGCAGCCCCAGGGTAAACAGCTTGTACGCTGATCCAATTACTTTCAAACTGTGGAAACATCTGTTTGCGAATAGTAAATACCGTTAAAATACCGCCAATTAATATAAAAATCATTAATAGGTTTGCGGCTACGGGGTTTCGGGCAAACCAGGCAATTAAGCCTTTTTCACGAGTACTCATGGTTATTCCTCTTTAAGGGCAAGCTGGGTTACATCGCTATTAGGCGTGGTTTCTTCAATTTTAACGGCCATGCCCTCGGTTGGGTATTCAAGCGCTGAGGTAATAAGCTGATCACCCTCATTTAAACCTTGATTGGCTATTATCATGCCGTTTTGCTCACGAATTATATTGAGGGTTTTAAACGATAGGGTTAAGTTATTATTTAAAATGGCAATTTTATTATTTTTTACTAAATGATGCGGCACAATAATAGCGTTATCGAGTGCGCGTCCCTCAATAGTGGCATTAATGTAAGAGCCAAATCGCAGTGGTTGGCTGTTATTAGCATAAGGAGTAGCAAGCTGCGCGACTAAGTAACTCATTCTACTTTTTTGATCAACCACGCCTTCACTGCGTATTATTTTAGCTTGCCATGTTGTTTGCTTACCTGCGTACTGGGCGCTAAAAGTGACGTTTGCGTTTATGCCGCCGTTGCTTAAGAATTGCAGCTCGTTATCGGCCACGGGTAAACGTACTTCAGCAACTGCTATGGCACTTAATGCACCCAACCGACTTCCTTGATTTACCACTGAGCCTAAGCTAATGCTGCGCTCATTAATTATCGCGTTGTAGGGGGCTTTTATGTAAGTGCGTTCAAGGTTGCGGTTAGCGCGTTTAACACTGGCTTGCGCTGAGCGGTAACGTGCCATTTTTTCGGCGAGTTGCGGTTTACGTAAATACAGCTGAGATGCAATTGCATCGCTGGCATCGGCTTTAATTCGCTCCCATTCTGCTTTTGCTACGTGGGCTTGAGCACGTTCTATTTCGAGTGCAGAACTTGCTTGGGCTAAACCGGCCTGGGCTTCAATTAAGTCGGCTTCGTAATCATTTGGATCAATTCGTGCTAAAATATCGCCTTGTTTTACAAATGCGCCTTCAACAAACTGCCCGGCAACCGAAATAACTTGCCCACCTACTTGTGCAATTAACTCTGTTTTATCTTTTGGTTTTACAATACCGTAAGATTTTACATCGAGTGTTATTGCATCAAGGTGAACGTGTTGCGTGGCAATAAGTGGGCGAGTATCTTGTTCTGGTTTTTCTTCGGGTGGCGTTTTCATGGTTGAAAAAGCGAAAGCTAACGCAATTCCGCCAATTAAAACCGCAAACGGCAGTATTATTTGTTTTTTAGAAGCCACGAGGCATTCCTTCATAATTGTGGTGACCAGCTAATAATACGCAATAAAATGTTTACAAAGCATTTAAAGATGTAACAAAGCATTGCGCTTCACTACCTGTTTATTTAAGGCATGACTAAAAAATGCAGCAGCAAACAAATATATTTATATTGAGGTTATTATGAAAACACAGCCTATGGCGTGTCGGTTAGGCTGTGGGGCATGTTGTATTGCGCCAAGTATTAGCTCACCCATTCCAGGAATGCCAAACGGTAAAAAGGCCGGAGAGCGTTGTATTCAGCTAGATGAGCGTAATTTATGTAAGTTATTTGGCGACGCTAGTCGGCCAAAAGTGTGCAGCGATTTTAGCGCCACACTGGATGTATGCGGTACAACTAATGCGCAGGCTTTAGCGCTTATTACTGAGCTTGAAGAGTTGACTTAATCCTCGTTTTTAATACACACATATTTACATTTATTTATGAATAAGTGTTTTAAATACTTGAATGCAAAAATTGAAAGCCGCGCTTTTCGCAGCAGCAAGCTCAACGCTTACGATTAAAGTACAGGTTTGTGGCTGTTTTTGTAGATGCGAAGCTTGCTTGCGTGACGGGCAAAGCCTGTAAAGTGATTTACTTACAAAGAGGTTAAGAGACGCTGCGCTTTTAGAGGAAGAGATAGACCCGAAATAAGTCCTTATTATCCGAACTTAGGATTATATATTGACTCATTTACTCCCATTATCTGCTCTTTGTACAATAGTGTTTTACTTTAAATAATTGAACTGTACTTTTCACGTGAGCAAGCCTATCATCTACAACCACCTGGTAAATAATAAGCTTGCTTGTGAAGGGGTCTACCAGCTATAGGTTGCGCTTAGCGTATATTGCTCGCCACGTCCAGGAGTGCCCGGGATCTCTTGAAACGATTCATTCCACAGGTTATCTGCGGCCAATGTAATAAATAAGTTTTTAATCTGCGGCGGCATTATTTTTAAGGTTAAATGAGTGAATAACGCATCATCATCGCCACTGCGCAGCGTATTTTCATGTTGTTTGCGCCATTCGTTATCTATACGAAACTCTAAAATATCTGTTGGGTTCCAAATAGCCGCAAGGGTTAGCCTATGGTCTGGGTAGTTTAATGCGTAAAAGCTAGCATCTATATCGGCTGCGCCATAATTCTCTGATTTTTTTAAAAAGCTATAACTGGCAATAATTTCTGCGTTATCAAAATGCTTAGTGGCAAGAAACTCAACCCCCGAGGTATTAATATCTACCGGATTGGCAAAGCGGGCAGAAGTGGCATCTAAACTATAAGTCCAATCGGTTAAGTTATCATCTTGGCGATAAAAAACAGCAGAGTTAAAGCGCCAACTTTGTCGCTCTAATAATAAACCCAGCTCGAGGTTTTTAGTGGTTTCGCGCTCAAGGTTGTAGTTACTTCTAAACAAACCGCCAGTGTCACTGCCGCCAATTGCGGTATAGCCTGCTACTTGGCTTGCCTGTGCATACGATAAATAAACAGTGCGCTCAGTGCCGTCGCTGTTTTGTGTATTTAAAGTTATATCACCAATAAGTGAAATTTCAGAATCATCGCGATTAGTATCGTCAAAAGCCGCACCAAGGCGAATAGTAAGGTGTTGATCGCTCTCAAGTGCCATTTGGTACTCTGGCAGCACACTTACTTTATAATAATTACGTGAGGTGAAATTATTTTCAAGCGTGGTCGATTCAATCGAATCATTAATAAATTGCGCAGAATAATTGAGTGCAAAAGACGCGCTGTGCGCATGGCGCCCCGAAAGTGCTAGTGATTTAACATCGGTTTGATGAAACGCTTCGAACGACATTGGGTTTTCACGAGAATACACATAGTGATCCTCGTGTTTACGATAATATGTAGATACTTCAAACGAGCTCTCGGCGCCATAGTTTTGTTTATGGTTGAGCATAAATAGCTGAGTTTTAAGATCTTCAGTTTCGTTAACCCCAAATGGAGTATACAAATTTGGCCAACCAAAAAACTTTTCTTGAGAGCCAAAAAACAGATCGGTTTGTGAGTCTGGGCCCACCAATTGAACACGGCTTGAGGCGCGGGTAAAGTCATGATCGCCATAATCAATAGAGCCATCACTTTGTGAGTGAGAAAACTCGCCTTCTACACCCAGCTGCCAATCGGAAATACCATCCAATGGTATATTCACGCCCGCATGCAGGCTTTGTAAATTAAAGTCATTGCTGCCAACCCCAAGTGATACGCTACCACCGGTACTAATTGGCTTCCAAGCAAACGATACTGTACCAACGGAGCTGTTAACGCCATAAAGTGCATTATCTGCTGCGGTGAATATAGCTGGGCCACGTAACATTTGTGGCGCTATAGGAATTTCGGCAAAGTAATGTCCCGACTGCGGATCGAACAACGTTGCGCTGCCAACCCTAAAACCAGTATTTTCGAAAATACCACCACGAATGGTTACATCGGCTTGTGCTTCGGCCATATTACGCGATTGCACATCAACACGCGGATCATACTCTAAATTAGAAACCGGTGAGTCGAAGGTGCCCACGGGTTCCTTATTTGCAGTAGGGGAAGCTTCAACCGTTATTTGCTCTATTGCTGTGGCATTTTTAGTTTGTACTTCAGCGTAGGCAAAGCCAGTAACACTGCATAGCAATGTAGGTAATAATATAGGTAATATAAGGCGCGGGGCACGATTCATGTTTTTCTCATTTTTGTATATGTAATTGTGCTAACAATTAAATCCGAAACACCCT includes the following:
- a CDS encoding efflux RND transporter permease subunit — its product is MSTREKGLIAWFARNPVAANLLMIFILIGGILTVFTIRKQMFPQFESNWISVQAVYPGAAPQEVEEGITIKIEENLEGIEGIKRLITYSNRGFSQAWVEIEEQYNPQDVLDEIKVQVDSINTFPADMERPVVRRDKYEQEVMILALYGDMSNYQLKELGNNIKDELQALPNINLVEFNAGLDYEIGIEVSPDKLREYGLTFRDIASAVQSFSANMSAGQIRSKNGYISMRVEKQAYRGNEFAKLPLITLPDGAQIYLGDVATINDGFAEGLQYSKYNGKNSLSFEINASKDQDITDVAKVLKSYMAAKESQLPAGVKLTPILDLTYYLEGRLDMMVDNMIWGGLLVMLVLALFLPLRLAFWVMMGLPVSFLGAFLFMPIGFLDVTINLASLFAFILVLGIVVDDAIVVGESASAEIEKHGHTLDNVVRGVKRVAIPATFGVLTTIAAFLPQTLATGPGAAFSKAIGGVIILCLIFSLIESKLILPAHIAAMSKRKPNPKNPLYRIRTVMDNGLKSFVSHYYTPFIGHCIHYRYTVIIGFMCLLIISAGMFAGGLVKFVPNPKIPHDFPRIRIEMNLASSEQATLETAQKIESVLLKVDQQLQQQYGKSMIRDLSVSLRGRTLANIMAILVEPDLRPIDTFALSALWREQMPPLPGVKTLTIEDSIMNGGRDDGDISFKLEGKNAAVLKEVAAKLKAKLQTIEGVGDVNDSMQSATDEVQLDLKPLAYSMGLTLADVASQVSFSYYGLEAQRILREGEEIKVMIRYPEDERNSISDIQSVRIITPSGAEVPLSEIAQVSLVDGVNRIRREDSKRTVNVWAAVNTDKAEPFAIAEEIRDQYLPALLKSYPGVQSDVAGRVQEEMDSADEQKRDFALSMIIIFALLAIPLRSYSQPLIIMSVIPFGVIGAMFGHMILGMTMSSLSMFGIIAVAGVVVNDSLVMVDFVNKARAEGVPIKEAVMQAGARRFRAILLTSVTTFIGVMPIIMETSLQAKIVIPMAVSLAFGVLFATVITLILIPCQYVALEDTKRLIAKMRGKPQMVDGHPTTTNS
- a CDS encoding efflux RND transporter periplasmic adaptor subunit, encoding MASKKQIILPFAVLIGGIALAFAFSTMKTPPEEKPEQDTRPLIATQHVHLDAITLDVKSYGIVKPKDKTELIAQVGGQVISVAGQFVEGAFVKQGDILARIDPNDYEADLIEAQAGLAQASSALEIERAQAHVAKAEWERIKADASDAIASQLYLRKPQLAEKMARYRSAQASVKRANRNLERTYIKAPYNAIINERSISLGSVVNQGSRLGALSAIAVAEVRLPVADNELQFLSNGGINANVTFSAQYAGKQTTWQAKIIRSEGVVDQKSRMSYLVAQLATPYANNSQPLRFGSYINATIEGRALDNAIIVPHHLVKNNKIAILNNNLTLSFKTLNIIREQNGMIIANQGLNEGDQLITSALEYPTEGMAVKIEETTPNSDVTQLALKEE
- a CDS encoding YkgJ family cysteine cluster protein, producing the protein MKTQPMACRLGCGACCIAPSISSPIPGMPNGKKAGERCIQLDERNLCKLFGDASRPKVCSDFSATLDVCGTTNAQALALITELEELT
- a CDS encoding TonB-dependent receptor plug domain-containing protein yields the protein MNRAPRLILPILLPTLLCSVTGFAYAEVQTKNATAIEQITVEASPTANKEPVGTFDSPVSNLEYDPRVDVQSRNMAEAQADVTIRGGIFENTGFRVGSATLFDPQSGHYFAEIPIAPQMLRGPAIFTAADNALYGVNSSVGTVSFAWKPISTGGSVSLGVGSNDFNLQSLHAGVNIPLDGISDWQLGVEGEFSHSQSDGSIDYGDHDFTRASSRVQLVGPDSQTDLFFGSQEKFFGWPNLYTPFGVNETEDLKTQLFMLNHKQNYGAESSFEVSTYYRKHEDHYVYSRENPMSFEAFHQTDVKSLALSGRHAHSASFALNYSAQFINDSIESTTLENNFTSRNYYKVSVLPEYQMALESDQHLTIRLGAAFDDTNRDDSEISLIGDITLNTQNSDGTERTVYLSYAQASQVAGYTAIGGSDTGGLFRSNYNLERETTKNLELGLLLERQSWRFNSAVFYRQDDNLTDWTYSLDATSARFANPVDINTSGVEFLATKHFDNAEIIASYSFLKKSENYGAADIDASFYALNYPDHRLTLAAIWNPTDILEFRIDNEWRKQHENTLRSGDDDALFTHLTLKIMPPQIKNLFITLAADNLWNESFQEIPGTPGRGEQYTLSATYSW